One part of the Treponema sp. OMZ 787 genome encodes these proteins:
- a CDS encoding epoxyqueuosine reductase QueH, whose translation MMTQKINYDRLMQETIKNLGSSDKTLLLHSCCAPCSSSVILKLAPFFKLTIFYYNSNIDTSEEYEKRAQEQRHLISIYNEEKLSSHKIEIIKEDYDPQEFHKIAEGLEDCPEGGERCMRCYLLRLKKTAERAKKDGFDFFSTTLSVSPLKNAEKLNAIGLSLEDENCRWLTCDFKKRNGYLDSINLSKKYGLYRQDYCGCIYSKR comes from the coding sequence ATCATGACGCAAAAAATAAACTATGACAGGCTCATGCAGGAGACTATAAAAAATTTGGGCTCAAGCGATAAAACTCTCCTGCTCCATTCCTGCTGTGCACCTTGCAGTTCTTCCGTTATATTAAAGCTCGCTCCTTTTTTTAAGCTTACTATTTTCTATTATAACAGCAATATAGACACTTCCGAAGAATATGAAAAAAGGGCCCAAGAGCAAAGGCATCTTATTTCAATATATAATGAAGAAAAGCTCTCTTCTCATAAGATAGAGATAATAAAGGAAGATTATGACCCGCAGGAATTCCATAAAATTGCTGAAGGTTTGGAGGATTGTCCTGAAGGCGGGGAAAGATGTATGAGATGCTACCTTTTAAGGCTTAAAAAAACGGCCGAAAGGGCTAAAAAGGACGGGTTCGATTTTTTTTCCACAACCCTATCGGTAAGCCCCTTAAAAAATGCTGAAAAACTTAATGCTATCGGTCTTTCTCTCGAAGACGAAAATTGCAGATGGCTCACCTGCGATTTTAAAAAACGGAACGGCTACCTTGACTCCATAAATTTAAGCAAAAAATACGGCCTTTACAGACAGGATTACTGCGGCTGCATTTACTCCAAGCGATAA
- the aat gene encoding leucyl/phenylalanyl-tRNA--protein transferase, producing MLTDFSSLSLLSSDEKKILLKRGQKDFPWLESDDFFDFNKAFGEEDYIQKSQDDEVISGGNLSPGMILSAYKHSFFPWFSEEDPIIWFSPSLRFVINKDSFHIPSRLKREIKKADFRITQNTAFDEVIENCALIKRDGQKGTWITDDMLQAYRLLHKLGFAHSVEAWQGSELAGGFYGLYINEVFIGESMFSKVSGASKTAFALFSQDFFKNKKGLLIDAQIPSENIKRFGGFKIPRNRYLGILNS from the coding sequence ATGTTGACCGATTTTTCTTCATTATCGCTTTTAAGTTCCGATGAAAAAAAGATACTCTTAAAAAGAGGTCAAAAGGATTTTCCTTGGCTTGAAAGCGATGACTTTTTTGATTTTAATAAGGCTTTCGGAGAAGAAGACTATATTCAAAAATCCCAAGATGATGAGGTAATATCGGGAGGGAACCTTTCACCCGGCATGATTCTTTCGGCCTATAAACATTCTTTTTTTCCTTGGTTTTCGGAAGAAGATCCTATAATTTGGTTTTCCCCTTCCTTGCGCTTTGTTATAAACAAGGATTCTTTTCATATTCCGTCCCGCTTAAAAAGAGAAATAAAAAAAGCCGATTTTAGGATAACGCAAAATACGGCCTTTGATGAGGTTATAGAAAACTGTGCCCTAATAAAAAGAGATGGACAAAAGGGAACTTGGATCACAGATGATATGCTTCAAGCTTATAGGCTTCTTCATAAGCTGGGTTTTGCCCATTCCGTCGAAGCTTGGCAAGGCAGCGAATTGGCAGGCGGCTTTTACGGGCTTTACATAAACGAGGTCTTTATAGGCGAGTCCATGTTCAGCAAGGTAAGCGGAGCTTCCAAAACCGCCTTTGCCCTCTTTTCCCAAGACTTTTTTAAAAACAAAAAAGGCCTTTTAATCGATGCCCAAATCCCTTCCGAAAACATAAAACGCTTCGGCGGCTTTAAAATACCGCGAAATCGGTATCTGGGAATTTTGAATTCCTGA
- a CDS encoding ATP-dependent Clp protease adaptor ClpS, whose product MELKKQTQKGTIISEKFIEPENYRVILLNDDFTPMDFVVAVLISIFNKSPEEAETLMFKVHKTGQASVGIYVYDIATTKCFQVLTAAKNNNFPLQCKVEKV is encoded by the coding sequence ATGGAACTGAAAAAACAAACCCAAAAGGGGACTATTATATCTGAAAAATTTATAGAACCGGAAAATTATAGGGTCATTCTTCTTAATGATGACTTTACCCCTATGGATTTTGTTGTGGCCGTCCTTATTTCTATATTCAATAAGTCGCCTGAAGAGGCCGAGACATTGATGTTTAAGGTTCACAAAACGGGACAAGCATCTGTCGGAATCTATGTATATGACATAGCAACAACAAAGTGCTTTCAAGTATTAACGGCAGCAAAGAATAATAATTTTCCGCTGCAATGCAAGGTTGAAAAGGTATGA
- the clpA gene encoding ATP-dependent Clp protease ATP-binding subunit ClpA: MNFTVSITVRRIFQDAVEDAKKRNHEFVTPEHLLWAIMFNPKALELFTLSGSDLGYIHDNLNTYLENKIPLRTQNNQAEPIQTIGLQNVFERAILNCNAAEKPVIGINDIIVSLMDEEKNHCSFFMKKSGIDRLRLLQLVSSPDFYDDGKTKSAYEQAEDAEEDLNIKENSKHKPQAAEEKNDPEHGKNKAQKTYLERFTVNLTEKARKGKLSPIIGREEEIERTVQILCRKQKNNPLHVGGAGVGKTAITEGLAQRITANKVPSFLKNANIYSLSLSDLLAGAKFRGDFEERLKKIISEISREKNAILFIDEIHTVVNANSGGGGIEAPDLLKPILSNGRVRCIGATTFEEYNKHFTKDAALARRFQKIDIEEPSEEEAVKILKGLRESYEKFHNVHYSDEVLESAVHLSALHIRDRFLPDKAIDLIDEAGALIKIRADKEKNGNEADEKDLEETALPEVSLTDIDKIVAKAARIPEQKVSVNETEKLRNFEEILSKKIFGQSPAIEGVTKAVKRSRAGFRSKDKPVANFLFVGPTGVGKTELAKTLAEELGIPLLRFDMSEYQEKHTVSRLIGSPPGYVGFEEGGLLTAAVQKTPNAVLLLDEIEKAHHDIYNILLQIMDYATLTDNQGRKAAFNNIILIMTSNAGSSNIGKPLIGFGGERISESAVDEAVEKTFTPEFRNRLDAIIKFGPLTMQVMSLIIKKEVEKISRQLAEKEISLELEEDVIPLLAEKGYSEEFGARNAARLVEDEFVTPLTDMILFGETKKGSSVKCRIGDKMKKPYLVLSVK, from the coding sequence ATGAATTTTACGGTAAGTATAACTGTCAGACGCATTTTTCAAGATGCTGTGGAAGACGCAAAAAAAAGAAATCATGAATTTGTTACTCCGGAGCACCTCTTGTGGGCTATTATGTTCAATCCTAAGGCCTTAGAGCTTTTTACCCTTTCAGGTTCGGATTTGGGATATATCCACGATAACCTAAACACCTACCTTGAAAACAAGATTCCGCTGAGAACACAAAATAATCAGGCTGAACCCATTCAGACTATAGGCCTACAAAATGTTTTTGAAAGGGCGATTTTAAACTGCAATGCTGCCGAAAAACCGGTTATAGGCATTAACGACATAATAGTGAGCCTTATGGATGAGGAAAAAAATCATTGTTCTTTTTTTATGAAGAAAAGCGGGATAGACCGCCTAAGGCTTTTGCAGCTTGTAAGCAGCCCCGACTTTTATGATGACGGTAAAACCAAGAGTGCCTATGAGCAAGCCGAAGATGCTGAGGAAGACCTAAACATTAAAGAAAACTCGAAACATAAACCTCAAGCAGCCGAAGAAAAAAACGATCCCGAACACGGCAAAAACAAGGCACAAAAAACTTATCTTGAAAGATTTACGGTAAATTTAACCGAAAAAGCCCGAAAGGGCAAACTTTCTCCCATTATAGGAAGGGAAGAAGAAATAGAAAGAACTGTTCAAATTTTATGCCGCAAGCAAAAAAACAATCCCCTCCATGTAGGCGGAGCAGGGGTCGGAAAAACGGCTATAACCGAAGGGCTTGCCCAAAGAATTACGGCAAACAAGGTTCCGAGCTTTTTAAAGAATGCAAATATATACAGCTTAAGCCTCTCGGATCTCTTGGCCGGAGCAAAATTCAGGGGCGACTTTGAAGAAAGGCTTAAAAAGATTATATCCGAAATCTCGAGAGAAAAAAATGCTATTCTTTTTATAGATGAAATTCACACAGTGGTAAACGCAAACTCAGGCGGAGGCGGAATTGAAGCCCCTGACCTTTTAAAACCGATCTTGTCTAATGGAAGGGTGCGCTGCATCGGAGCTACAACCTTTGAAGAATACAATAAGCATTTTACAAAGGATGCTGCTCTTGCAAGGCGTTTTCAAAAAATAGACATTGAAGAACCAAGCGAAGAAGAAGCCGTTAAGATACTAAAAGGCCTTAGAGAAAGCTACGAGAAGTTTCATAATGTGCATTACAGCGATGAGGTTTTGGAATCGGCAGTTCATCTTTCGGCCCTTCATATAAGAGACAGGTTTTTGCCCGATAAGGCTATAGACCTTATAGACGAGGCCGGAGCCCTCATTAAAATAAGAGCCGATAAAGAAAAAAACGGAAATGAAGCTGATGAAAAAGACCTTGAAGAAACAGCCTTGCCGGAAGTAAGCCTTACCGACATAGACAAGATTGTTGCAAAGGCTGCAAGGATACCGGAGCAGAAGGTTTCGGTAAACGAGACGGAAAAACTCAGGAATTTTGAAGAGATTCTTTCAAAGAAGATCTTCGGCCAAAGCCCGGCTATTGAAGGCGTTACCAAGGCAGTAAAGCGATCCCGTGCAGGCTTCCGTTCCAAGGATAAACCTGTTGCAAACTTTTTGTTTGTAGGCCCCACGGGTGTCGGTAAGACGGAGCTTGCTAAGACCCTTGCAGAAGAGCTTGGTATTCCCCTTCTCCGCTTCGATATGAGCGAATATCAGGAGAAGCACACGGTAAGCCGCCTCATAGGTTCGCCCCCCGGCTACGTAGGTTTTGAAGAGGGAGGCCTTTTAACCGCAGCTGTACAAAAAACACCGAATGCGGTTCTTTTATTGGACGAGATAGAAAAGGCTCACCACGACATTTACAACATTCTATTACAGATTATGGACTATGCAACCCTCACGGATAATCAGGGAAGGAAGGCAGCCTTTAACAATATAATTCTTATTATGACAAGCAATGCAGGTTCTTCAAATATAGGAAAGCCCTTGATCGGCTTCGGAGGAGAGCGTATTTCTGAATCGGCAGTGGATGAGGCTGTCGAAAAGACATTTACCCCAGAGTTCAGAAACAGGCTTGATGCAATCATAAAATTCGGGCCTCTTACAATGCAGGTTATGAGTCTCATCATCAAAAAAGAGGTAGAAAAAATAAGCAGACAACTTGCCGAAAAAGAAATTTCGCTTGAGCTTGAAGAAGATGTTATTCCTCTTTTAGCCGAAAAAGGCTATTCGGAAGAATTCGGAGCCCGCAATGCTGCCCGCCTTGTCGAAGACGAATTTGTAACGCCCTTAACCGACATGATTCTTTTCGGAGAAACAAAGAAGGGAAGCTCCGTAAAATGCCGTATCGGGGATAAGATGAAAAAACCCTATCTGGTTTTGAGCGTAAAATAA
- a CDS encoding glycine/sarcosine/betaine reductase component B subunit, protein MKLELGIIPINDMKFGDKTAVNGTCLEVNKAELEALIKEDPLVTGVELHIAKPGDETRIIPVKDVLEPRCKVEGSGVCFPGFFTGEEAVVGAGKTHVLKGAAVVTTGTVVGFQEGIIDMSGPGAEYTPFSKTVNLVVDCKIQDDVTRAIKEKALRLMGLKTARYLGEAAKNVKPASVETYETLPFVEQAKQYPNLPKVGYVYMLQSQGLLHDTYYYGIDVKQILPTIMYPTEVMDGAIVSGNCVSACDKNPTYVHQNSPIIHELYKRHGKDINFMGVIVTNENVTLADKERSSNLSAKLAEMLGCDAVIVSEEGFGNPDADLIMNCRKIEEKGIKTVLVTDEYAGQDGASQSLADSNPLGNAVVSNGNANAVVKLPPMKTIIGDVKQANVIAGAWDGSLHADGTIEAEIQVITGATNELGFWNLSARGI, encoded by the coding sequence GTGAAACTTGAATTAGGTATTATACCCATTAACGACATGAAATTTGGCGACAAAACAGCTGTTAATGGAACATGCCTTGAAGTAAACAAAGCTGAACTTGAGGCTCTTATCAAGGAAGATCCGCTTGTAACCGGTGTTGAATTGCACATTGCAAAGCCCGGCGATGAGACACGAATTATCCCTGTAAAAGATGTTCTTGAACCCAGATGCAAGGTAGAAGGCAGCGGAGTTTGCTTCCCCGGTTTCTTTACCGGTGAAGAGGCTGTTGTTGGAGCAGGTAAAACCCACGTATTGAAGGGTGCTGCTGTAGTTACAACCGGAACCGTTGTAGGTTTTCAGGAAGGTATCATCGACATGAGCGGCCCGGGTGCTGAATATACACCCTTCTCAAAGACCGTTAACCTCGTTGTTGATTGCAAGATTCAGGACGATGTTACCCGTGCTATCAAAGAAAAGGCCTTACGCCTTATGGGCTTAAAAACAGCCCGATATCTCGGAGAAGCTGCTAAAAACGTAAAACCCGCTTCTGTAGAAACCTACGAAACACTTCCCTTCGTAGAGCAGGCTAAGCAATATCCCAACCTTCCCAAGGTAGGCTATGTTTACATGCTCCAGAGCCAGGGTCTTTTACACGACACCTACTACTACGGTATCGACGTAAAGCAGATTCTTCCTACAATCATGTACCCCACAGAAGTTATGGACGGTGCAATCGTAAGCGGTAACTGCGTTTCTGCCTGCGATAAAAACCCGACCTATGTTCACCAGAACAGCCCCATTATCCATGAACTCTACAAGAGACACGGAAAAGATATCAACTTCATGGGTGTAATCGTTACAAACGAAAACGTAACTCTTGCAGACAAGGAAAGATCTTCTAACCTTTCCGCAAAATTGGCCGAAATGCTCGGCTGCGATGCAGTTATCGTTTCTGAAGAAGGTTTCGGAAACCCCGATGCCGACTTGATCATGAACTGCCGCAAGATCGAAGAAAAGGGTATCAAAACCGTTCTCGTAACCGACGAATATGCCGGTCAAGACGGTGCAAGTCAGTCTCTTGCAGACTCAAACCCCTTAGGAAATGCAGTAGTTTCTAACGGAAACGCAAACGCTGTTGTAAAACTTCCCCCGATGAAAACCATCATCGGAGATGTAAAGCAGGCAAACGTTATTGCAGGTGCTTGGGACGGAAGTTTACATGCCGACGGAACAATTGAAGCTGAAATTCAGGTTATTACCGGTGCTACAAACGAGCTCGGATTCTGGAATCTTAGCGCAAGAGGAATATAA
- a CDS encoding bifunctional oligoribonuclease/PAP phosphatase NrnA translates to MSCNNCEIKKIKPISIGRKNAVMERIFDLIYTKSSFLLLGHKHADEDCISSVVAFGLFLRKFGKTVNIFLEDFVPDNLSFFAEICRYNSISLFVKDVTEKISPDVVVILDTPKPDMIASNDDIEVFLKDKKLPKVEIDHHFAADADYSGDVDYRLTLRASSTCEIIGQICLKLEKRPEILKKYGINELYSRNIVLAMLTGMIGDAKMGNYLFKRRDKAFYNYFLKKFNSILHEQFNEGSKNISSVNEIVDVMEKLSDEDARLYESIMKNTSYDGRVGVIILDEKQSNALSSGIDYNQFLGVIKRATDNIAEKVGGVGISAYFDPAEISDKIQLRIRASGDVKGIDLRPILSEFSITDGGGHPGAIGFRFPRTEIKDLPGYVDKISKRVKILIPQS, encoded by the coding sequence ATGAGTTGTAATAATTGTGAAATAAAAAAGATAAAACCTATAAGTATCGGCAGAAAAAATGCTGTTATGGAAAGGATTTTTGATCTTATATATACTAAATCATCCTTTTTGCTTTTAGGGCATAAGCACGCCGATGAGGATTGTATATCCTCTGTTGTTGCTTTCGGCCTTTTTTTACGCAAATTCGGTAAGACCGTAAATATTTTTTTGGAGGATTTTGTTCCCGATAACCTGTCTTTTTTTGCCGAAATTTGCAGATATAATTCTATTTCTTTGTTTGTTAAAGATGTTACTGAAAAGATAAGTCCTGATGTTGTCGTGATTTTGGATACCCCTAAGCCCGATATGATAGCTTCAAATGATGATATTGAAGTTTTTTTAAAGGACAAAAAACTGCCTAAGGTTGAAATTGATCATCACTTTGCCGCGGATGCGGACTATTCAGGCGATGTGGATTATAGACTCACATTGAGGGCTTCAAGTACCTGCGAAATAATAGGACAGATCTGCTTAAAACTCGAAAAACGCCCGGAGATTCTTAAAAAATACGGTATAAATGAGTTATATTCCCGAAACATAGTTCTTGCTATGCTTACAGGCATGATCGGGGATGCTAAAATGGGAAATTATCTTTTTAAGCGGCGTGATAAGGCTTTTTATAATTATTTTTTAAAAAAGTTCAATTCTATTCTTCATGAGCAATTTAATGAAGGTTCTAAAAACATAAGTTCCGTAAATGAGATTGTGGATGTGATGGAAAAACTTTCAGATGAAGATGCAAGGCTTTATGAGTCAATAATGAAAAATACTTCATATGACGGCCGTGTCGGCGTTATAATTTTAGACGAAAAACAGTCCAATGCTTTAAGCTCGGGTATTGATTATAATCAATTTTTGGGTGTTATAAAACGTGCTACCGATAATATTGCCGAAAAGGTCGGCGGAGTAGGTATCTCGGCATACTTTGATCCTGCGGAAATCTCCGATAAAATTCAGCTTAGAATAAGGGCATCAGGAGATGTAAAGGGAATTGATTTAAGGCCTATTTTAAGTGAATTTAGTATTACGGACGGCGGAGGCCATCCCGGTGCAATAGGCTTTAGGTTCCCCAGAACGGAAATAAAAGACCTTCCCGGTTATGTAGATAAGATTTCCAAAAGAGTTAAAATCCTTATTCCGCAATCATGA
- the grdB gene encoding glycine reductase complex selenoprotein B has product MSKVIVHYINQFFAGKGGEDMADYKPEVIDGTAGPGAGIQGALGDTGKIVKTIICGDNYFNEHEEEALAFVKKVLTDAKADLLIAGPGFNAGRYGMACGNAAKVAFELGIPAISGLYEENPGYDVFKAFMYTIKTGNSAVSMREAVPAIGALAKKLLAGEKICCPEKEGLLPRGVRQNYFAEERGAKRAVDMLIKKIKGEEFVTEYPMPVFDRVPPQPAVKDISKAKVALVTSGGVVPKGNPDHIEASNASHYGEYSIAGMAALSSADSETAHGGYDPTYCNANPNRVLPVDVLRDMEKEGKIGKLHDKYYTTVGNGTAVKRSKKFAEEFVQKLVNDGVQAVILTSTUGTCTRCGATMVKEIERHLPVVHIATVVPISKTVGANRIVPAVAIPHPLGDPKMNDADEKKLRRALVEKALKALETPVSEQTVF; this is encoded by the coding sequence ATGAGTAAAGTAATTGTTCATTATATCAATCAGTTCTTTGCCGGAAAGGGCGGAGAAGACATGGCTGACTACAAACCGGAGGTTATTGACGGAACAGCAGGTCCCGGTGCCGGAATTCAGGGTGCCTTGGGAGATACAGGAAAGATCGTCAAGACCATTATCTGCGGTGATAACTATTTTAACGAGCACGAAGAAGAAGCTCTTGCCTTTGTTAAGAAGGTTCTTACAGATGCTAAAGCCGATCTTCTTATTGCCGGTCCCGGATTTAACGCCGGACGATACGGTATGGCTTGCGGTAACGCAGCAAAGGTTGCCTTTGAGCTCGGCATCCCCGCTATTTCGGGTCTCTATGAAGAAAACCCCGGTTATGATGTATTCAAAGCCTTTATGTATACAATCAAGACAGGCAACTCTGCTGTAAGCATGAGAGAAGCCGTTCCTGCTATCGGAGCTTTGGCTAAAAAACTTTTGGCAGGCGAAAAAATTTGCTGCCCCGAAAAAGAAGGTCTCTTACCCAGAGGCGTACGCCAAAACTACTTTGCAGAAGAAAGAGGTGCAAAGAGAGCTGTTGATATGCTCATAAAGAAGATTAAGGGTGAAGAGTTCGTAACGGAATATCCGATGCCCGTATTCGACAGAGTACCTCCTCAGCCTGCTGTTAAGGATATTTCCAAGGCAAAGGTTGCATTGGTAACATCAGGCGGTGTTGTACCCAAGGGTAACCCCGACCACATCGAAGCCTCAAACGCTTCACACTACGGCGAATACTCAATCGCAGGTATGGCCGCTCTTTCATCAGCCGACAGCGAAACAGCTCACGGCGGATACGACCCGACCTATTGTAACGCAAACCCTAACCGAGTTCTTCCGGTAGACGTTTTGCGTGACATGGAAAAAGAGGGAAAGATCGGAAAGCTTCATGACAAGTACTATACAACGGTAGGAAACGGTACCGCTGTAAAGCGCTCAAAGAAATTTGCCGAAGAATTTGTTCAAAAGCTTGTGAACGACGGAGTGCAGGCTGTAATTCTTACCTCCACGTGAGGCACATGTACTCGTTGCGGTGCAACGATGGTTAAAGAAATCGAGAGACATCTCCCGGTAGTACATATTGCAACTGTTGTTCCTATCTCAAAGACTGTTGGTGCAAACAGAATTGTGCCGGCCGTAGCTATTCCTCACCCGCTCGGTGATCCTAAAATGAACGATGCAGATGAGAAAAAACTCCGCCGCGCCCTTGTTGAAAAAGCATTAAAAGCTCTTGAAACACCCGTTTCCGAGCAAACCGTTTTTTAA